A section of the Deinococcus taeanensis genome encodes:
- a CDS encoding XRE family transcriptional regulator, whose amino-acid sequence MPPTPLATWLREQRQQRGLGQDDLCALTLQLGGPQGRLTQPYLSRLERGDRPLSALTAIRQDALRRALNISLSEWAARTGLRPLAPEPREDLLGAMELIRVPVRALASAGLPSSEDHASIIDHELVPLRDHRPGMLVLQVQGDSMTTEHGGLRPGDRIYVDPGDLDLREGRVYVLHVPGLGLTVKRLRRYDTQLWLSSDNPNHPPVKPEEATVIGRVYYHQPQGTRL is encoded by the coding sequence ATGCCCCCCACCCCCCTCGCCACGTGGCTGCGCGAACAGCGGCAGCAGCGGGGCCTCGGTCAGGACGACCTCTGCGCCCTCACCTTGCAGCTCGGTGGCCCCCAGGGCCGGCTGACCCAGCCGTACCTCAGCCGGCTGGAACGCGGCGACCGTCCCCTCAGCGCCCTCACCGCCATCCGCCAGGACGCCCTGCGCCGCGCCCTGAACATCTCCCTGAGCGAATGGGCGGCCCGCACCGGCCTGCGTCCCCTCGCCCCCGAACCTCGCGAGGACCTGCTCGGCGCCATGGAACTTATCCGCGTTCCTGTCCGCGCCCTCGCCAGCGCCGGCCTGCCCAGCAGTGAGGATCACGCCAGCATCATTGACCACGAACTCGTGCCCCTGCGCGATCACCGGCCCGGCATGCTCGTCCTGCAGGTGCAGGGCGACTCCATGACCACCGAGCACGGCGGCCTGCGCCCCGGCGACCGCATCTACGTCGATCCGGGCGACCTCGACCTCCGCGAAGGCCGCGTGTACGTCCTGCACGTGCCAGGCCTGGGCCTGACCGTCAAACGCCTGCGCCGCTACGACACGCAGCTGTGGCTCAGCAGCGACAACCCCAACCACCCCCCCGTGAAACCCGAGGAAGCCACCGTGATCGGCCGCGTGTACTACCACCAGCCGCAGGGCACCCGCCTGTAG
- a CDS encoding gamma-glutamylcyclotransferase family protein — translation MTTDLTRVFVYGTLLPGERNAHVATRGGAFTAQAATLRGFRLYHLSPEAYPALRPGPPDATVHGVVLTYTPGSWAAALPFLDDLEGLHETPPLYTRERVTLTLHTGEPAQAWVYVYARAARLDAPGAEPVPHGDWRGVPGRDRPAPNAR, via the coding sequence ATGACCACTGACCTCACCCGCGTCTTCGTGTACGGCACCCTGCTGCCCGGCGAGCGCAACGCCCACGTTGCCACGCGCGGCGGTGCCTTTACCGCCCAGGCCGCCACACTGCGCGGCTTCCGGCTCTACCACCTGAGCCCCGAGGCGTACCCCGCGCTGCGCCCCGGCCCGCCGGACGCCACCGTGCACGGCGTCGTGCTGACCTACACGCCCGGCAGCTGGGCGGCCGCGCTGCCCTTCCTGGACGACCTTGAGGGCCTGCATGAAACGCCGCCCCTGTACACCCGCGAGCGCGTGACCCTCACCCTGCACACCGGCGAGCCTGCCCAGGCCTGGGTCTACGTGTACGCCCGTGCGGCGCGCCTGGACGCCCCCGGCGCGGAGCCTGTCCCGCACGGGGACTGGCGCGGCGTGCCCGGCCGGGACCGCCCGGCCCCCAACGCCCGCTGA
- the rpsO gene encoding 30S ribosomal protein S15, giving the protein MIDKQQTIQTHAKHGTDTGSTTVQIALLTERINNLSVHLTANRKDKHGQRGLQLLNGQRRRLLKYLERTNYDQYIALTDQLKIRRGQRIVR; this is encoded by the coding sequence ATGATCGACAAACAGCAGACCATCCAGACCCACGCCAAGCACGGCACCGACACCGGCAGCACCACCGTGCAGATCGCGCTGCTCACCGAGCGCATCAACAACCTGTCGGTGCACCTGACCGCCAACCGCAAGGACAAGCACGGCCAGCGCGGCCTGCAGCTCCTCAACGGTCAGCGCCGCCGCCTGCTGAAGTACCTGGAGCGCACCAACTACGACCAGTACATCGCCCTGACGGACCAGCTGAAGATCCGCCGCGGTCAGCGCATCGTCCGCTAA